One Cupriavidus pauculus genomic window, CCGCCGCGCCGCCACCTCAAACGGCCCCGACAGAATCCGCACCCGTGCCCGCAACGGCGCCCGCGAATGACGCCCCTGTGCCAAACGTAGACGGCGCGGATTCCGGCAATCGCCCTGCGGCGTAACCCAAAGGGACGACGATGGACGATTGGCTTAACGTGACGGTGCGCGGAACAGCTATATGGCCCGCCGAAGAAACCACTGTGCAATTCGGCGGACATACGCTGATCCTCAAGCCCATGAAGAGGGACACAGAGCAATCCATACACATTAACTTACGGGGCACGTCAGAGATTGAGGCGCAGACGATCATTAACAGATTTCTTAGTCTGCTGTCGTGGATCGATGATCAACCCATGGAAAACATATTCGGATTCTCTGGGTCACCCGTACCTATTCCCGCAGGTAGGGGAGACCGGGTTACCGCTCAGTCAAGGATATTCCCCTTTGGGCGCACTCTTGAGACGAACCCAAAATCCCGGCTTGCACTGGCATTATTCCGCGAGGCCCGGACTGTAAATAGCACTCCCTATGAATTTCTAGGCTATTTCAAGATTCTAAATATCGTTTGGAATGATCGGTGGGCGACCATTAACGGCACCCGCGAGCGCCCCATTGTTGACGGGATACGTACGACGCTACCGCACCTGAAAGACAGCCGGTCACTACAGCGTCTCCGGGTAATCTCGCAGACACACACCGACTCCGCCGCCTATCTGTATGAGTCTGGCCGCTGTGCCGTGGCGCATGCCAATTTGTCCAATGTGGTGGACCCTGACGACTTCGGAGACCTGCGCCGCCTGTCCGCCGACATGTGCATCATCAAGGAAATCGCAGAGTACCTGCTAGAGACGCATTTCGGTCAGTCCCGGTCAATCCTTGGGTGACACCGGCAACCTCAGCCTCCAACTTCGATGAAATCCGCGCTTTCCGTGAACACCGTGCTTGATGAACTAGCGACATTGGTAGGTAAGGACGTCGCCTTGGTAGGCATCCTGCGCTTCGAGTTCGAGGGGACGGCGCTGGACCATTTCCCAAAGTCAGAGCGCCGCAATGCGGAGAATGGCGGCCCGCTCGAGCCATCGAGCGTCTGGTTGAGCGTCGGGTCAGGCGCCCTTCAATTTAACGAAGAGCAGCTTCGGCGATGGCACGGAAAGCGAGTCACGGTGCTTGGCACCTTGCTCCGTCCCGATGGAAAGCTCGGGGGATGCGGCCATTTGTCAGCGTTTCCCGCTGAGGTGTTGGCACGGTCCATCGAGCGGCTCTAGCCGGCCAGAAGCGGCCACTCGACCTCCTGACCTCGATCGTCGGCAATATATGCTTCAAGCCACTGCTATACGCGTCGTCGAATCAGACTCATGGCGTTGGCCTTCCACTTCTTCTATGGTGTTGCGTCGATGAGCATCAGCAATTGGATAGCGCGCATACGTAAATATGCAGAAAGTAGCGAAGCATTCAACACGGTGAACTTGGAGGAGGCGCATAGGGTAATCTACCCTGTCGTCGATGCCGCTCTGAATCCGCGAGGATTCGAGGCAGTCTCGCCGCTGAAGTGGGTGCGATTCGACGGGTCACCCATCCGCCAAATATTTGCGTTCCCAGCATGGAAAGGCGGTGTAATAGCGCCACGCTGGGGTCTGTCCATTGACTTTGTCCCACACGTATCGGGCAGCTCTGTGCGCTGGCACCGTACCAACAAATCTGCGATCTTTGATCTTGCCGTCGATGCACGCGACAGAGATTTGGACATCAGTGTTATTCGCGGAGAGCGCTTCGTTGCAGAGAAATCGTCAACGGTCGTGGAAGCCTCAATCGCACGGGCAGACGAATTTTGGCGACCGGTCAACTCGGTGGAGGATGTCGTCGGGGCCTTCGAATGGCTGCGAAGCCATCTGGCGAATGGAGGCCTGGGGTTCTACAACTACACCCAGCATCCGATTGCGCTCGCGTTCGTGCTCGCGAGGATAGGCGATGCTGATGGCGCACGTAGGGAGCTAGATCGATTCCTAGAGGGGCGCTCAGCCGAAGACCCCGTTTCCTTACAACTCGGCAGAATGTTGACTAGAGCTACCTCCATCGCATGATGTCGGTAGTTGCCCTTAGCGCTGGAAAGCCTTCACTTGAATCGGTAGAGGGCCAAGATCGGCCAAGAGCCGCCACTCGATGAAGGGACCAAAGATGGAGATTCACGGGAAGCAACCACCAGCTTCACGGCCGAAGGCCGCCGTTTGCCACGCTTACCCAGGCTCCGGATACCCCCCGTCGTTGCGCTTGTCCTGCTCCGCACATTGCCTTTAAGCTCACCCGCGATGGGCGCGTCACTGCAGAGTGAATGTCTTTGGTCCACGCCGCCTTGCCGCCGCTCCCCAATGCACGCCGAACCCTGAATAACATGGTAGACCAGAAGAACTTCGCGTTAGTCGTCTCGCTGTGGACGTTCATGTTCGCGGTTATCTTCATACTGTGTTGGGGATTTGTGTTCGGATATTCCCTTCAGAATGTTGTTGTTCTTGGCTCGGCCGGAGCCCTTATAGGTGCTATTGGGGCGCCGGAAATATACCCGCGACTGTTTCGATTTCCACGGCTTTGGCAAATGACCCTCGCAGTGCTCGGCTGCGTTCTTGTTGCAGACAATATTGGAGTGGGAACACTCGGCTATATTGTTGCGATAGCGTCGGGGCTTGCCCTTGGCTACTTCGCGCGCTTCTGGAGCCTCCGTGTTTAGCTCGGAGACCAGTGATTCAATCTAGCGACGAAGTCCGCGGTCGGCCAATTTGACTGGGTATCGAGACGGGGACGATAGAACCGAATCAAGCGAAGGAATGGGCAGATCAGGTGATCGCACAGAGCGAGCAAGCTCCTGGCGATCTTGTCGACATAGCTCTGAGCGCGACGTCCCGCAGGTACTTCTTGGGCTTGAAGAAGTGACTGGGGATCGGAATAGGGACAAAGGTTCGCGTTAGCTGTTCAGAGTTCTGATAGCGCAGCTTGACTATCGCCGCGATCCTCAGGAAGTGATAATGGCGGCCAAGCATTCTGCGATGAGGTCGGATATGGAAGGGACGCTCTACGAGTCGCTCTGTTCCATCGATAGCAGCCTTGACGTGGCAGAGCTCGGCTATTTCGGTACAGTTCCCGAAGTCATGGATGATTTGAGGCGGATTCTCGCACAAGTAGCAGCATCTTCTCCGCCTCCGTTATCTTCTTGACGATCACAACAGACAGTGCTTAAAAATGAAGAAAATTGATTTATTCGGAAGGGCGTTCATCCTGCTTCCCGATTACTGGACGAGTTTCTTGGACGGCGATTGTTGCGTTATCCATGAACACGGCGACGATGATCGCACGCTTCGCGGAAAATTACTTTCCGTAAGCACAGGAGGATCCAAAGAGGGCAATCTGCCATTAATTATTCTGAGGGACGTCGCAAATAAAGATAATCCGCAAATTAATAAGATTGGTGACAACAAATATTGTCACAGAGATGAAGATAATCAACCGGAAGGCGGGACATCAATTCACGGAATACGATGGTGTGTTGCCGCCATGTCAAATCAGGATGAGGTGGTATTGGCAATATTCACCCTCACGTTCCCCGAGTCGCTGAGAGATGACTTAGAAACGATTCAAATCGTAGCGATGTTAGATGAAGCGATAAATTCATGTGAATTTATTTGATTGGTTGTTGAAACATTATATTAGTTTGCAACTAATTAATTGCGAAAAAGGCCGAGCCGTCGATCATCGGCTAGAAGCGGACCGTCGGCACGCCCCTCTATATCGTCGACAATCTGCCTCTAGGCGGCTGGAAACGATCCGGTAGTAGTCTCCATGGCAAAAATGTCCAAATTCGCGCTGTATTCCGATAATCAACTCCCAGTGGGCTTTATCTATCCCGCAGAAATCAAGAATTTTTCGTTAAGCGGTGAGTACCCACAAATTTATCCATGGTGGTTTTTCGATGCTCATTCAAAAGCGGGTGAACTTGCTTATTCGATAAGGCTGCATGATGGTCGGAACCTTATCCCCTTTGCGAAGGTGGATGATGGTAGGGGCGACATCGCGTGCTTCGACGGTGACGATGTATCGGGGGACCCAAGAGTCCTCATGCTGGTACTGGACGAATCGGGGCGTTCCTATTCCTTCGTAAATTTCTCACACTGGAAAAATACTGTGCTGGAAGATACAACTTCCCAGTTTTTGATTGCTGCAGATTTTTTGCCGGTTGGGGAATTACTTCTGGCGGAACTGGCGAACAAAATTCCTTCCGTATGTTTGCGCGATTGGGGCGAAGACGTAAGGCAAGCGTATGCACGTTCTGTCGCGCTCCTCGATATCGAGTTGCGTGGAATATTGGGCGTAGTTCATCTGACCGATTGTGTCGCGTTTTACAATGCATATTACTGGAGCTTGATCTTTACGCAGCGTTATCAGACCCGATATGGCTCCGATTCCGGCATTGAACAGGAAGCCATCAAAAGGCTGGCACAAGCACCGAAAGAGGTGGACTGGCAGGTGGTAGAGAGCATCCGGCAAGTAGCGCAGCGGAAATATAAATAACATCCATTTCAGACCGCCCTATACACAACACTGATGATCACCTATTTCTGAGGTCGGACATTGCTGCCAAGGCGATGAATCGCCCTACCTCGGGGGCGTTGATACGACGAACATGATTCGTCGCCGATATACGAAGTGTGCAAGCGCCGAGAGTTACGAGACGTTTCCGCGCCTGGGGGAGCCGTCTTACTAGGCCTTACGAATGACTGCTTTGGAGAAATCTGGGAGGCCGTTATGGGTCGGAAGCCGCCGGTCATTCGACATGCGGCGACCTGAGTCGGGTCATCGTCCGACACCGTGGCCAAAGGACTTTGCCGAATCGCGCGCTCCAGATCGAGGCGGTTGATTTGGCGCTGGCGTCGCGCGCCCGGTGTGACAGGCTGAGGGCCTGGCGGCACGCCTGACATGGTGCGCGACGGCCCCTCGTAGTGCCGATTGTCGCGTAGCGCCTGCACCTTCTGCGCAATCCCCAGTCGACCTCTGGATAGCGATAGTGGGTGGTGTAGGGCAGGGAGGTGTCGTCCGCCCATAGCTCGGTCGCACCGTCCGGATACTCGGCCACTTCGATGTAATGGTGGATCAGTTGCCGGTGCTCCGGAAGGTCATCGAGCAGATACAACGTCTTGTCGTACTGGAGGCTCAGGCTATGGGTGACCTTGTGCCATTCGCGCCAGCAAAAGATGCGCCGTAAGTCCTCATGGTTGTGTATCGGCCGATGGCGTTGAAATCGCTGCGTGGAACCTTGGCGAACCGGGCGTTGAAGTCGGCGATGAAGGCGGCCGCATACGCGTTGGCGTCGGCCATCGAGCTGATGCCGCGCAGGCGCAGC contains:
- the mauJ gene encoding methylamine utilization protein MauJ produces the protein MDDWLNVTVRGTAIWPAEETTVQFGGHTLILKPMKRDTEQSIHINLRGTSEIEAQTIINRFLSLLSWIDDQPMENIFGFSGSPVPIPAGRGDRVTAQSRIFPFGRTLETNPKSRLALALFREARTVNSTPYEFLGYFKILNIVWNDRWATINGTRERPIVDGIRTTLPHLKDSRSLQRLRVISQTHTDSAAYLYESGRCAVAHANLSNVVDPDDFGDLRRLSADMCIIKEIAEYLLETHFGQSRSILG
- a CDS encoding SMI1/KNR4 family protein — translated: MAKMSKFALYSDNQLPVGFIYPAEIKNFSLSGEYPQIYPWWFFDAHSKAGELAYSIRLHDGRNLIPFAKVDDGRGDIACFDGDDVSGDPRVLMLVLDESGRSYSFVNFSHWKNTVLEDTTSQFLIAADFLPVGELLLAELANKIPSVCLRDWGEDVRQAYARSVALLDIELRGILGVVHLTDCVAFYNAYYWSLIFTQRYQTRYGSDSGIEQEAIKRLAQAPKEVDWQVVESIRQVAQRKYK